The nucleotide window GCGGACAACCTTAAACGATGAGATTTAGGCACAAACCAAAGAGCACCATTTTCAGCCTTTTCAGGACCCAGCGCCAACCAGACGGAAATAAGCTCATCGCGCTTAAATGACCAATAGCGAGCGTCGCGGTGCCAACCCGTTAAGCTGCCGTATGCTGGATGCTTCGTCATGATACAGTTATGATGCGCACGCGATAACACCGCGGGTTCATCCCAATATCTCTCCATCCAGGCCGCGATCTGTGGCGCCACAGCCCATTCCCGAAATAATGCATCACGACCATACGCATCCAACAACCGGCGCACGGTCTCACCGCCTGCCGCTTGCCGTGACGTAGGAGCGCCGGGATAACGCAAATCCGCTTCATACTCAAGTGGCGCAGCGCTCACAGCCAGCTGCGCCTCAGCCGTATGTCTAAGCGCCGCGCAGTGCTTAGGATCGACTAATCCACGCACCACTACAAAGCCCTCTTCGCGCAGTACTGCAATCTCTTGCTCTAATTTCAAATTATCGACCATCACCTATCCGCTCACTCAAAACTTAAATTATGACTGCCCTTGAACATATTTAACCAAACTATCAACTATACTGAAAAAGTAAGGGCTAAGGAATGGAGATAATTATGAATTACTTAACGCTCAATGACCTCATTCTGTTACTCCCACTGGCTTTGGCTGGCGCAATTATGCTAGGCTCAATTCCCGTTGCTTCTAAATTCAAATTAACCAGCTTACGTATCATTGGGGCACTGCTTGGCGCTTTATTTGGTTTAATTTTTATTGAAGGATTGCCTGCTTTAGTGTAGCCCCTGATAATACCGGGCATGACTTCATCTGAAAGACTCAAGACGCCTTATTATTTAATCGGGATTGATGGTGGCGGAACTGGCACGCGCATATTATTAGCGGATGCACATAGTACGATACTCGCCCAAGCACATGGCGGGCCTTCAGCGCTTGGGCTCGGAGTGAATGCCGCGTGGCGCGAAATTATCATGCTCTGCACCGCCGTATTTAACCAAATCGGCAAATCCTTCGATTCAACTCAATGCGTACTGGGCTGCGGTCTGGCCGGAGCGGACAATCCGGGCTGGCGCGCCCAGTTCATTGCACAAGCGCCTGTATGCCAAACGCTTGCGGTTGAAACCGATGGTTATACAACCTTGCTGGGCGCGCATAGCGGTCAGCCGGGCGTGATTATTGCTCTTGGCACTGGGAGTGTAGGCGTGGCCCTAAATGCTGAGGGCAAACGCAAGATAATAGGCGGCTATGGCTTTCCTTCCGGCGATGAAGCCAGTGGCGCCGCCTTAGGTCTGCGGCTCGCCCAACACGCTCAACACGCCCTAGACGCGCGAACTGCGCGCGATACATTTGCTAACGCGATCTTGAACGCGCTTAGCGTAGATGACCGAGAGAGCATGCTCATATGGTTAGGCAACGCTAGGCAAACCCAATTCGCATCGCTTGCGCCACTGGCTTTTGCTCATGCTGACCATCCCTTTGCCCAAACGCTGCTCACCAGCGCCGGCGATGAAATTGCCAGTATGATAGATGCACTCGATCCAAGCCACACTTTACCGGTTGCGCTATGCGGAGGGCTCGCAGCGGCTTTTACCCCCTATGTGCCCATGACCCACAGCCCCCGCTTACGGCCTGCGCAAGGAAATTCTGTGCAAGGGGCATTACAACTCGCATTATGTAACAACCGCACTGATTTTTACTTTTGCAAATAAATTTTTTATGAGATCATTTATAATCCAGTTTTGTTTTAATATCATAGGGAAAACAAAAAATGGCCACTTATCAGGCTCTACAGCTCCAGATTCAACAATTGCAAGCACAAGCGCAGGAGGTTCGAAAAAAAGAATTGGCCAGCGTTATCGCTGAAATTAAGCAAAAAATAATTGATTATGGCCTCAGCTTGTCTGATCTAGGGTTGACCAAGACTAAGCCGTCTCGCGCTGGCGCCAAAGCACCGCAACCGCCTAAATATAAAAATCCACGCACAGGACAAACCTGGAGCGGCCGCGGCAAACCACCGCATTGGATCGCCGGAAAGAGCAAAGAGAAATTTTTAATTTAATTTAAAAATAGGCGCTCGCCGTATCCACTATGCACGTGCAATCTCGGGCATAGTGGAGATGTGCTCTCCTCGTAAATGACGGTGATTTGAGGATAATGCCTCCGGATTAACAGCGTTATAAATGTCGCCTCTGAGATAAGCTAAGACATTTTCAAACGCGGCGCGGAAATACATTTCATAGCTTTCACGCTCTACATAACCGATATGTGGGGTACAGATCACGTTTTCCATGCGCAGCAAAGGGTAGCCTTGCAGAACCGGTTCACTCTCATAAACGTCAATTGCCGCCATCCCAGGACGGCCCGCCGCTAACGCGCGTACGAGCGCATCCTCTTCAATCAGTTCTGCCCGACTCGTATTGACAAACAAAGCCGTTGGCTTCATTTCCTGTAAATCAGCATAGGTCACGATGCCACGCGTTTCGTGATTCAAGCGCAAATGAATACTGAGCACATCACTCTCGGCAAAAAATGTCGCACGGCTTGGCGCGATCTCCAGACCATCCACCCGCGCCGCCTCAAGCGAAGCCTCGCGCCCCCAAATCACCACCCGCATCCCGAAAGCACGCCCATAGCTTGCCACTAGCTTACCGATTCGGCCATACCCCCAAACCCCAAGGGTCTGTCCACGCAACACTTGGCCGAGCCCAAAATTTGACGGCATTGCCAAAGTTTTTAACCCTGACTGCTGCCACGCACCTTGTTTCAAATTAGTCACATAATGGGGGATCCGCCGTTGTGCAGCCATAATCAGCGCCCAAGTCAACTCTGCCGGCGCAACCGAAGCGCCTTTACCCTCGAGCACAACAATGCCACGTTCAGTGCAGGCAGGAATATCGATGTGCTCGCCCACGCTTCCTGTTTGGCTGATAATTTTAAGCCGGGGCAGTTTATCTAACAAAGGTTCGCCAACCCGCGTGCGCTCACGGATAAGCACCAGAGCCTCAATTTCAGCCAAGCGGTTAGGAAGCTGCCCCAAACCGCGCACCATATGGTTAAAAATCTTAACATCATGAGCGGCCAACAATTGAAAGCACTCTAATTTCCGAACCGCGTCTTGGTAATCATCAAGAATAGCTATTTTCATGGCCAGAATATAAAAAAGGGTTAGCGCCGAATATGCTCGAATACTGTTAAACAGTTTCTTTTTAGCAGCTCATGCACCGATTAGACAAACGCGTTGCTTCGGGTATATTGACCAAGCGAAAAATTATTGAACTAATTTTAGATTAAGGTTTTGGATTAGGTAGACAGTTCACTTGCGTTCGTCTCTTCG belongs to Mycoavidus sp. B2-EB and includes:
- a CDS encoding phytanoyl-CoA dioxygenase family protein, giving the protein MVDNLKLEQEIAVLREEGFVVVRGLVDPKHCAALRHTAEAQLAVSAAPLEYEADLRYPGAPTSRQAAGGETVRRLLDAYGRDALFREWAVAPQIAAWMERYWDEPAVLSRAHHNCIMTKHPAYGSLTGWHRDARYWSFKRDELISVWLALGPEKAENGALWFVPKSHRLRLSAERFDQAKFFRAEQPENAELMQTACATELAAGDVVFFHCNTLHSAGPNQTDAVKFSLVFTYHGMSNPPLPDSRSAAQDEVALASSRT
- a CDS encoding H-NS family nucleoid-associated regulatory protein, with the translated sequence MATYQALQLQIQQLQAQAQEVRKKELASVIAEIKQKIIDYGLSLSDLGLTKTKPSRAGAKAPQPPKYKNPRTGQTWSGRGKPPHWIAGKSKEKFLI
- a CDS encoding D-2-hydroxyacid dehydrogenase family protein, which produces MKIAILDDYQDAVRKLECFQLLAAHDVKIFNHMVRGLGQLPNRLAEIEALVLIRERTRVGEPLLDKLPRLKIISQTGSVGEHIDIPACTERGIVVLEGKGASVAPAELTWALIMAAQRRIPHYVTNLKQGAWQQSGLKTLAMPSNFGLGQVLRGQTLGVWGYGRIGKLVASYGRAFGMRVVIWGREASLEAARVDGLEIAPSRATFFAESDVLSIHLRLNHETRGIVTYADLQEMKPTALFVNTSRAELIEEDALVRALAAGRPGMAAIDVYESEPVLQGYPLLRMENVICTPHIGYVERESYEMYFRAAFENVLAYLRGDIYNAVNPEALSSNHRHLRGEHISTMPEIARA
- a CDS encoding BadF/BadG/BcrA/BcrD ATPase family protein; translated protein: MTSSERLKTPYYLIGIDGGGTGTRILLADAHSTILAQAHGGPSALGLGVNAAWREIIMLCTAVFNQIGKSFDSTQCVLGCGLAGADNPGWRAQFIAQAPVCQTLAVETDGYTTLLGAHSGQPGVIIALGTGSVGVALNAEGKRKIIGGYGFPSGDEASGAALGLRLAQHAQHALDARTARDTFANAILNALSVDDRESMLIWLGNARQTQFASLAPLAFAHADHPFAQTLLTSAGDEIASMIDALDPSHTLPVALCGGLAAAFTPYVPMTHSPRLRPAQGNSVQGALQLALCNNRTDFYFCK